Below is a genomic region from Nilaparvata lugens isolate BPH chromosome 3, ASM1435652v1, whole genome shotgun sequence.
GtgatcgattatattttattcctcatgaaaatatatttgccAAAGATTAAAtactaaattttcataattattgagattgaatgttTTGTTGAGTATAATTCTACATGGTTGGAAAAGGATCTGGAAATGTTGCagaactagaaaaggatagagctttCTGCTATGaagtatgatagacaaggaaagcaacaccaatgttaatcaaatactgccattataacgtggacctcaccataggagAGCTAATGAGGGAGAAGCAGAGGGTCAAGCTGCATGACGTTGAGTTGATGGTGGGGCAAAATATCAACATGATACTATTTTATCAAATgacttgataattttattgtggATGATGACCATGTGAGCAGGTAATGCTTGTGAGTAggtaatggaaagtgcgagGTTGATTTCATAAGGATGGCCACCAACGGTgagacatgcatgataaacatattGTCATagattgttgtgtcatcacagcaaaAGGCTTCTAGCAAGATTTGTTGAGGTTAGGCTTTTGCATCTCCAAATTtatgttgtttatttttcttagctGCACTATTTgagtttaaattttcatttatctAAAAAAAAACAGGTCAGGTGACCTTTGGTGACCGGTAGGGGTCACTAAGAGGACGAACCGAACACCACTTGATCTGGAGGCAGACCGGAGTCAGTGACAAAGGCTCGTCTGGAAGACACTAGGAGACCATTTCTGACAAGTTTTGACCTGTTGCCATGCACTACAACGACGGTGATGACTGCCACTACTCTCCCACCACTCCTAGCGGCTCCCCTCCCTCCAGGTAGTGCCAAAGCATGGCCTATCACCTCTTAGAAAGGAGAGAATTTCAGTGTTGTGAGATGACAACCGTGGTGTATGTGGAGGACACCCAACACCGCGAGGAGCCCAGCCGTCCCCAACCACCCGCCGGCACACACCACACTGTGAGCAGCATCCCCCACTCCGCCCCTCCACAGACGCCAGCCCAGGGCGACTCTGGCAATATAAATAAAGGAGGGGGAGGTGTGAGCCGATACTTACTCAGAACCTCAACAAATGTTGTTTGTAGCCTTTAGCTGTGATGAAACGACAATATGGACGACAtttgtgtgtacacacatgttcaataCACTTGTCCTGTTATTAGTGATCACCTTACTAGGAAACAcagtaaaatgaatttgaatgagcACACGTAAAGTCACAAATTTTCAGCTAGTAGTTGATTCTCATTTATTATGTGTTCTTATATGtcttttcaaattacttgatacagcacatttatagtcacaatacttgcagctgaaaggtgtttcacctgtatgtgttctgatatgttcctTCAAAGTACCagattgagcacatttataaTCACATAACTCACAACTGAAAGGTCATTCTCCTGTATGAGTTTTGATATGTTTCTTCAAATTACTTGAtagagcacatttatagtcacaatactcgcagctaaaaggtctttctcctgtatgagttctgatatgtgatttcaaagTAACAGATCGaacacatttatagtcacaatacttgcagctgaaaggtctttctcctgtatgtgttctgacatgttttttcaaatcacttgattgagcacatttatagtcacaatacttgcagctgaaaggtctttctcctgtatgtgttctgatatgtctcTCCAAATTACCAGATtcagcacatttatagtcacaatactcgcagctgaaaggtctttctcctgtatgtgttctgatatgtctcTCCAAATTACCAGATTGAGTACATTTATAGCCGCAATACTCACAGCTGAAATGCTTTTCCCCAGTGTGTTTTCTCATGTGTCTCTTCCAATGAGTGATCGATGGAGTTTTATAGCTGCAGTCAGCACAGCTGTAGAGCTTGATCTTTTTGCCAGCCACAGATGGCTCAGTGCACTCTTCCATGGGAGAGATTGAATGTGCATTCAGTCCACCCACTTCTGTTGCATTGGCAGTTTCAGATGTGCTGCAGTTTGAAGGCCACATCTCCGGGTCACTCTCCACTGAACATCCTTCTGCCTCTTGCTCAACTGCAAACACCAATAATGCAACTTGTAAATGATTAAAGCAGAATTAAGATAATAAAGTAATGATAAAATATAGTGCAAAACaatcacacaattttccttcCCTCATCTCAATCATACCGCattaattatcataatcattattcatcaattgatacAATAGTTTATACAAACCAAGAGTTTTGCAGCCGATTGTAGAAATAGTATAGGCTATACatgaaacaaattaaaataatttttttttttgttagatGGTGGTCAGTCAGAGGGACTAAAAATTGAATGCTAATAACGTAGTAATAAACACATTTTCCATGAGCAATTTCTTTTATTGATATAagtgagaaaaattatttataatttttggtcCAGACCGTGGAATTTTCTCAATTGGCGTACAATTAGATTAAATTGGAATAGATTgaattgtttgaaaatgataCAGATAACCACACTCGCTCTAATGGATATGGCCGCCTATCtttattgtttcaaaacatttaaatacCCTCAAATATAAAGGGATCTTCACCTGTGTTTTGGcacaaacttaaaattaaaactataaacTGGCATGAAATTGTGAGATGAGAGGTGTATCCACTATTCATCGACTACTCAGAAGAGCAACATGGCTACAATTGGCAAACACAGCACATTATTGCATATCAGTTGTGCTGGAAATAGGATGATAATCTGTAGTGAACACAAGTAATCAAGTGAAGggcaatttattgaaacaataagacgttgatgttgtcaataccactatgtATATAGTGGTATATAATATATCCtcacatacaatcaaattattgaaggaaTGTGTATAAATGCAACTTATACCTATAACTGTTGCTCAGGCAACCACATCTGATAGCCATTATcctacataataaattattccttCATTTCCTGTTATGTGttattatcattgattaatgaaaatgaatgaaataataacacgAATCTCACCATATTCTTCCTCTTTGATGAATATTAGATTATAGCCCGggattagataatgttgttgGCTGAAATCATCATCAGTTGGAGAGCATGCAGTGCTGCACTCTGGCGCTGGTTCTTGGCTGCTATCATTCTCCTGCTTAACTCTCGTCATCTGCAATATTGACATCACAAACAATGAGAAGACAATCGATCATTGTTACACTTTATGTAAAAGACACAAATATTGGTGAAGGAGCAGTAGCTACTGAATTTGACAGCTGCCTTGAGTTACTATATCACGATAATTCCAGTTCAATGTCAGTAATTGTACTGGTTATTAATAGTCATGAAATTTCAAGCTAAGGCCAGCCATTCACGTTAAGGTTTGGCAAAGAGCTATAACTGTACAGATATTCGTCTGCACTCTGCAGTACACCTGGACAGGCAAGATATACTACTGTGCGCTGGGTGAGTGAGGGGTAGTTGAAGTTGAAATGGCAGCCATCAAGTTATGCTCTCTAGATTAAGATAAACTGATTGCTAGTTTGGTGGGTGTGAACAGAAAACAGACAAGAATGctaaacaaaatattaacaacttATTGTATAACAATAAAGTATGGACTTTCTTCTGTAATCATACACTTGTAtgttcaactcacacttacgcgactcaggtagAGAAGAGACTCgtctctagtcgagagcatgtgtttccaaatggtgacactcagatcagtcgattctagtctccgcgattgtcaccatttgaaaacacatgctctcgactagagtcgagtctcttctcgacttgattcgcgtgagtgtgagttgccccctgtgggttgggggagctttgagtcgaacatcgtactcaagaatgtgctgaaaaccagaatacacccacaatatccatgcttgtcgtaggaggcgaccaaaagggaccccaaggcaactccagaagttgcttTGCcatcaaacccacgggatctgcaccatcagggcagtttcggaggggcaaaaagaaaaacccaagagaccagagatggctGAAACTCCAGCACAAAtgcgggtcaagaggctgaatagaggactaatcagtctgaagaaactgccaagcatatcacattGGATtacgacaagcaaccaggtgatgaaatggatgttagtatagggaaaaactccagGTTCTTGTAAATGACACAGGTATTGATTtacctaactaacatactacttgggaacacaataagcttcggttgacgtgtggggttctatgaacctttggatcctcgaatccgtcccttcaaaaacaataagtgtgagttgagccttaatgtTAATGACAATATTGCAATATAGGCCTTGATTGTGTTCcttgaatttgaaggaaatagaATTCTATCCTTCTATTCCAAACAAGCTGGTCTTCCTGTGGGACTCCCCACAATTCAAGCCTGCGCTAATAATAACAACCGAATCTGGAAGAAAAGTTTTCATTCAGCAATaagttttaattttaatttaatgagAAAATCTCAAACTTAGctgcattatttatttattctagtcaAGATAGAATACATGCCTGATTGGAAGTTGAACCATTGTGCGAGGATGACTCATCTATGACGTTGCTAGTTGCAAATTCACATTCTCCAAATACATCCTCCTGCTTCTCGATCTTGATCTGTGAACATAAGAGATTCTTGTGTCACTTGAAAACTAGACGAATATCAAACTCAGCAAGTAATAGTGCTCACTATTAAAATATGGGTTGTAGTGgttgatttttgtttatttctgttGTTAGAATAGCAATCAATAGATTCAAGAATGTAACTTTTTAAGAATGGACCTTTTTCTATTATTCCCATTGATGTCTACTCTACTTTTTTTAAGATGCATGGAAGgcgatcaataaaaatattgcatgaAATATTGCAAGAATATTGAGACTGAAATAATCTTTCAACTAATTTCATTAAATACTATCAACAGTAGAAAAGTTGCAAGAAAATGGGATTCAACTTTATCATATAGCTGTAGCCAGTAAATTTCAAGGTGGATTGTTCAACAATACATGCCTGCTGAGTAGCCGTATCACTACGTGCAGCTCCAATCCAACTGTCATCAAAAGCACTTTCCTGTTTCTCAACTTTAACCTGCAACAAAGagacaaaaaatcaaattgaattcttCACAGTAGAACAGTAGAATCTTGTTGAAACACGTTTTCTATTTTAAGGTTATCTATTCCAGATACCCTGGTAAAGTACTGTACTTGACAATTAATCAGGCAACACTCTGATAGTCAGAATTTTCAAAGCTTGAAATCCCCATAGATCGAATAATGGTGTTTTAAGCTGCTACATAACGGAGCTCTCAAGCAACAGACCCCCATTTTACACATTGCACTGTAGATGAGTGGGAGTTGCTGGTCTCCTATCGGGCGCCTCCCCAGGTGGCGGATCGGGGAATGCCCTCTAGATATAGGGTGTACCAAGGAAATCAAATACCCGGAGTGGACCAAAACCAGCAAACTGCTGCCTtgcagattagattagattcctttatttatgtatgttaatttactggcttatacactacctaatttacattaaatgacagtaatgctaattattcaacgaattataCAAACTAtaggtaataaaaattaatcaaacagaataaagattgaatgcaattggaataacgataatatagaattgtaatttcaaaaatcggcggtgtttaaacgaataattgtcgattcttcaAGAAGGATATGACATGATGTCCTTCCATCAACACACGATCGGGTGGTCAGTGGACACAACGCAGACGGAGATCAGTGGATATTCAAAGgaaagaaaatcttgaaaaaatattaactgCTGCCTTGTAGTTTGGTATTGGCTTACCAAAGGCTAGGGAGGGACTAGCCTTCTCTActccatataattataattagctATAAAATTTGGAGGCCACTAATGTCTTTGTGTGTAACATGTTTACAGCTTACATGGGGACAACAGTAGAGTTTTCCACTAGTTCAATTTGCTGTTGCAGGAGCACAGAATTGGAAATGCCATCTATGAATTCAAGTATCGGACAATCCCACATTCCTAAAAAGCCAGTGCCAGCTACTATTGCTCCTGTGTGCAGACTCTTACCAGAGATTGTTTCTCATCTGcccgcttggtcatgcataaaaatatgaattctgATAAAGAACTTTATACCCGAAAAATTGCATGGAATAAGTAACAAtaaattgtatgaattaataagAGTTAAGCAATACTGATTTTTAAGGTTATGTTGAGGAATCTTTTACTGGCACATAAAATAATGCATCTAAtttgtgatcacacccttataTAGACAAgataacaatataaatatgaatttatttatttatttattttccaacgGTACACACCAATTACAACAATCAAAAAGCACAAAAAAGAAGcatataaaataagaataataacgGGTCATTTAGGTGAACGAGTGATCCGGatcacatttattcaaaaaacccGTTCATTTGACCCGTTCATCAACTAGGGTCAACCCGTTCATCAACTGTGGTGGGcctcttttttttttttttttttgcttgttTATAGGAAAGCTATAGAAAATTAACCGTTCAATTGAACGGGTCTTTTTGAACgggtcgcggcagtgaacgtGAACGACTGACCcgaatcagtaaagtgatccgaacttccCATCTCTATTAATAGATCATTAGGGACGTTCCGATACTTTATGGTATCGATACTTTGCTTTCGATACCGGTGGTATCGGTATCGAATGATTCGATACTTTACTGGTATCGATACGCAAGTTGGAGTATCGAAACGGTATCGAATGGCGAAATGGttaaaaaaattgcatggttgcctgtaaagtcggtatacgggcgaaagttttacgtgacaacgactttgagtggtaaatagtatatttcgcacctagagcagaaaatgagatttttccagctcgaaatcggttttcaagtccgaggccgtaggccgaggactagaaaagattgagagctggaaaaacatttttgcccgtggtgcgaacgatatttttcgccacactacaggtacggtattgctgacaaaataaataaagaatacaaaataaagaatactcgttaagctatcgtacctatctcttgattttagtggtagaagatttgcagtcaggatttcagattcttttaaaatttcacttggaataccacagtcatcttcaagcatttttgaaaattcggaatgcactaatcaacaataaataattgaataaaactggttgcgaagcgaattagtttgattcgaaactggaactaaaatcatggcgacttcagcttattatgaaagtgaacactcgcccgatctagtggatgacttattaataataattagtgcgttgtttccagccataagcggctggaaagagacaactttctggcctagaccggaaaagaaacccttttctgacgtcgtctgcaaacaaggtctttcagatctacgtagggactggaaaacagctgctttctgtgcagtgtggcgaaaataattttaatgtgaatattcattcgtatagtaggaagaaggatgaaataataactcacaatgagagtcagtgagaggcacgcgtcccttccactcgggcatggttagcccgcgccaacctaagagcgagagagacaaccattgacttgacattttgaaagctgcaggagattgcttgcggcgcctgcgcaggttgactgctccgtttcactctctctccaggtgaatgccttcgggttggTGAGgcattgctcgccactgctcctattcgtgctctttccagacgactgtgaaccgaaacgaacgctctcactcgctctcattgtgagcgcataacgtgggaacgtaatgcagtttcttgaagtgtctcccggcaaaccaatttataagacattGTCACGTCAAAAAGTAGTTCACTTCAATTAAtgacataatcataaataaatttgtatataaattttaaaagattATGAGGATTAATATAGATGAAAATTATAGTACtgattcaataagaaaaaagtaTTGAAGGATGATCGTTGTTatgaagtgaaaattatagGCTACAAGGAACAAGTGAGTCACAAATTACTCCGCTTCCGACACCACACCG
It encodes:
- the LOC111057598 gene encoding gastrula zinc finger protein XlCGF17.1-like codes for the protein MTRVKQENDSSQEPAPECSTACSPTDDDFSQQHYLIPGYNLIFIKEEEYVEQEAEGCSVESDPEMWPSNCSTSETANATEVGGLNAHSISPMEECTEPSVAGKKIKLYSCADCSYKTPSITHWKRHMRKHTGEKHFSCEYCGYKCTQSGNLERHIRTHTGERPFSCEYCDYKCAESGNLERHIRTHTGERPFSCKYCDYKCAQSSDLKKHVRTHTGERPFSCKYCDYKCVRSVTLKSHIRTHTGERPFSCEYCDYKCALSSNLKKHIKTHTGE